A section of the Triticum dicoccoides isolate Atlit2015 ecotype Zavitan chromosome 7A, WEW_v2.0, whole genome shotgun sequence genome encodes:
- the LOC119328063 gene encoding aspartyl protease family protein At5g10770-like has translation MASASSPPLVALGVLLLLLLSVSSAIAHGGGADPVRRRQRYMVVQTSHLMEPKSICSGLKVTPSANGTWVPLHRPYGPCSPSEGTPPPLVEMLRWDQARTDYVRRKATGEVDDVLDPARPHVDMMQVDFMIRGTFGIGSGSGYGAVIDGDDDDDPMILAQTMAIDTTEDVPWIQCLPCPIPQCYPQRNAFFDPRRSSTGAPVRCGSRACRSLGNYANGCSKANSTGDCLYRIEYSDHRLTLGTYMTDTLTISPSTTFLNFRFGCSHAVRGKFSAQASGTMSLGAGPQSLLSQTARAYGNAFSYCVPGPSAAGFLSIGGPADDGSTFATTPLVRNANVINPTIYVVRLQGIEVAGRRLNVPPVVFSGGTVMDSSAIITRLPPTAYRALRLAFRNAMRAYKTRAPTGNLDTCFDFVGVTTVTVPAVSLVFDGGAVIELDLLAVLLDGCLAFAPVAADFALGFIGNVQQQTHEVLYDVAGGAVGFRRGAC, from the exons ATGGCCAGTGCTTCTAGCCCGCCGCTAGTAGCACTcggcgtgctcctcctcctcctcttgtccGTTAGTTCGGCCAttgcgcatggcggaggagcagatccGGTACGCCGCCGCCAGCGCTACATGGTGGTGCAGACCAGCCACCTGATGGAGCCAAAATCCATTTGCTCCGGCCTCAAGG TGACTCCATCCGCGAATGGTACGTGGGTGCCGCTGCACCGGCCGTACGGCCCGTGCTCGCCGTCGGAGGGCACGCCGCCGCCCCTGGTCGAGATGCTCCGCTGGGATCAGGCCCGCACGGACTACGTCCGAAGGAAGGCCACCGGCGAGGTGGACGACGTGCTCGACCCGGCCAGGCCGCACGTGGACATGATGCAGGTGGACTTCATGATCCGAGGGACCTTCGGCATCGGCTCTGGCTCTGGCTACGGCGCGGTgatcgacggcgacgacgacgacgacccaaTGATCCTGGCACAGACCATGGCCATCGACACGACGGAGGACGTCCCGTGGATCCAGTGCCTCCCGTGCCCCATCCCCCAGTGCTACCCGCAGCGGAACGCCTTCTTCGATCCCCGCAG GTCGAGCACCGGCGCGCCCGTCCGCTGCGGCTCCCGCGCCTGCCGATCTCTCGGCAACTATGCCAATGGCTGCTCCAAGGCCAACTCGACGGGAGACTGCCTGTACCGGATCGAGTACAGCGATCACCGGCTGACGCTGGGGACGTACATGACCGACACGCTGACCATCAGCCCCAGCACCACCTTCCTCAACTTCCGGTTCGGGTGCAGCCACGCCGTGCGCGGCAAGTTCAGCGCCCAGGCCTCCGGGACCATGTCGCTCGGCGCCGGGCCGCAGTCGCTCCTCTCGCAGACGGCCCGCGCCTACGGCAACGCCTTCTCCTACTGCGTCCCGGGGCCCAGCGCCGCCGGTTTCCTCTCCATCGGCGGGCCGGCCGACGATGGCAGTACATTCGCGACCACGCCGCTGGTCAGGAACGCCAACGTCATCAACCCGACCATCTACGTGGTGCGTCTCCAGGGCATCGAGGTCGCCGGGCGGCGGCTCAACGTGCCGCCGGTGGTCTTCTCCGGCGGGACGGTCATGGACTCGAGCGCCATCATCACGCGGCTGCCCCCCACCGCGTACCGCGCGCTGCGGCTGGCGTTCAGGAACGCCATGAGGGCGTACAAGACGCGCGCCCCGACGGGGAACCTCGACACCTGCTTCGACTTCGTGGGGGTCACCACCGTGACGGTGCCCGCGGTCTCCCTGGTGTTCGACGGCGGCGCCGTCATCGAGCTTGACCTTCTGGCCGTGCTGCTGGACGGATGCCTCGCCTTCGCGCCCGTCGCCGCGGATTTCGCCCTCGGCTTCATCGGCAACGTGCAGCAGCAGACGCACGAGGTGCTCTATGACGTCGCCGGAGGGGCTGTGGGCTTCCGCCGTGGTGCGTGCTAG